The Flavobacterium piscisymbiosum genome includes a region encoding these proteins:
- a CDS encoding relaxase/mobilization nuclease domain-containing protein: MVAVIKTSSSIRAVLNYNENKVEIGKAECISAVNYPLELEKLSSSSKLNRFLKLAELNTNVRRNTVHISLNFDPSENHSKEKLAEIADTYMEKLGFGRQPYLVYQHYDAGHPHCHIVTNNIQRDGKRIDLHLLGIRKSEPARKEIEEMFGLVKAEGRKQKEQFSLNPIDIGRVQYGKAESKKAINSVLNQVLFDYKYSSLPELNAVLNLYNVHADRGSEESRVFKNNGLLYKILDENSKPIGVPIKASEFYSRPTLKFLEGKFKSNEAEKEPYKKYVKNVINLVFIREDIISPEKLSKILERESINMILRKSNEGKLYGITYVDHKTRSVFNGSSLGKEFSAKGIQESCAMHILTLERKYQKSNSTGSANFQDVELREYVKENLTNILLRGEKVNDYVSKQFKQKKKRRIHKGL, from the coding sequence ATGGTTGCAGTGATAAAAACAAGTTCGTCCATAAGAGCCGTTCTGAATTACAACGAGAATAAAGTTGAAATCGGAAAAGCTGAATGCATCAGTGCTGTAAATTATCCGCTGGAATTGGAAAAACTGAGTTCCTCTTCAAAATTAAACCGCTTTCTGAAACTGGCAGAACTCAATACCAATGTGAGGCGGAATACGGTGCATATCTCTCTCAACTTTGATCCTTCGGAAAATCATTCGAAAGAAAAACTGGCTGAAATAGCAGACACTTATATGGAAAAACTGGGATTCGGCAGACAGCCTTATCTGGTATACCAGCATTATGATGCAGGACATCCGCACTGCCATATAGTGACAAACAACATTCAGAGAGACGGTAAAAGAATTGACCTGCATTTATTAGGAATCAGAAAATCAGAACCTGCCCGAAAAGAAATTGAAGAGATGTTCGGACTTGTAAAAGCAGAAGGAAGAAAACAGAAAGAACAATTTTCGTTAAATCCGATAGATATCGGCAGAGTCCAATACGGAAAAGCAGAGTCCAAAAAGGCTATCAATTCAGTTTTAAATCAGGTGTTGTTTGACTATAAATATTCAAGTCTGCCTGAACTCAATGCGGTTTTAAATCTTTATAATGTCCATGCTGACAGAGGAAGCGAGGAATCGAGAGTTTTTAAAAATAATGGATTGCTTTACAAGATCCTTGACGAGAATTCAAAACCGATAGGCGTGCCGATAAAAGCCAGCGAATTCTACAGCAGACCTACTTTAAAATTTCTGGAAGGAAAGTTTAAGTCTAATGAAGCTGAGAAAGAACCCTATAAAAAATATGTGAAAAATGTCATAAATCTGGTTTTCATTCGCGAAGACATAATTTCTCCCGAAAAATTATCGAAGATATTAGAACGAGAAAGCATTAATATGATACTGAGAAAAAGCAATGAAGGAAAGCTTTACGGAATAACTTACGTTGACCATAAAACCAGATCAGTCTTCAACGGAAGCAGTCTGGGAAAGGAATTTAGTGCAAAGGGGATTCAAGAAAGCTGTGCCATGCACATTCTTACACTTGAAAGGAAATACCAAAAGTCCAACTCAACAGGTTCAGCAAACTTTCAAGATGTTGAATTAAGAGAGTATGTAAAAGAAAATCTTACAAATATTCTACTTCGTGGAGAGAAAGTAAATGACTATGTATCAAAACAATTTAAGCAAAAGAAGAAAAGAAGAATTCATAAAGGACTTTAA
- a CDS encoding YjcQ family protein produces the protein MEDNLEYKILKYLSENNNGKPIDVSNMDTDKNRLKNALSNLKKEKYIKCRVITNENIVAKIEFKGIKYLEEDSREKVKSTIIAENYIAGNNYGNQSSNNSITSNTTINPKTEVKASSLILNIWKLISENKLISGLLVVVILWAIKEIFGIDLK, from the coding sequence ATGGAAGACAACTTAGAATATAAAATACTTAAATATTTATCCGAAAATAATAACGGAAAACCAATTGATGTTTCAAATATGGACACTGATAAAAATCGTCTTAAAAATGCATTGTCTAACCTTAAAAAAGAAAAATATATTAAGTGTCGAGTTATCACTAATGAAAACATAGTTGCTAAAATTGAATTTAAAGGAATTAAATACCTTGAAGAAGATAGTAGAGAAAAAGTTAAATCGACAATTATTGCTGAAAACTATATTGCAGGGAATAATTATGGAAACCAATCATCAAATAATTCGATAACAAGTAACACAACTATAAATCCAAAAACCGAAGTAAAAGCAAGTTCATTAATATTGAATATTTGGAAACTTATTTCAGAAAACAAACTAATATCAGGTTTATTAGTAGTTGTAATTTTATGGGCAATAAAAGAAATATTTGGAATAGATTTAAAATGA
- a CDS encoding lysozyme inhibitor LprI family protein has product MEIEKRLRTLADKYSIESNRFSVTRLIEALAKEDIITNAEKISLIDIISTLNKASHGIEYDQRNANWVIENGPKILESLDEKLELRGGRLSAGNSEEKIHWIEKSFDNCEWTTNAEWGECITKHTDLWEKELNRIYQSLLIKLIAPQKTKLVETQINWAKQIDLEKDFLYSFEDLQIKIGREGIFITAMNFMNKRTNIRIRRSSN; this is encoded by the coding sequence ATAGAAATAGAAAAAAGATTAAGAACTTTAGCCGACAAATATAGTATTGAAAGTAATAGATTTTCTGTAACTAGATTAATAGAAGCATTAGCAAAAGAAGACATTATAACAAATGCAGAAAAAATATCATTAATTGATATTATTAGCACTTTAAACAAAGCATCACACGGTATCGAATATGACCAAAGGAATGCAAATTGGGTTATTGAAAATGGTCCCAAAATATTAGAAAGTTTAGATGAAAAATTAGAATTAAGAGGTGGGCGTTTATCTGCTGGAAATTCAGAAGAAAAAATTCATTGGATTGAAAAGTCTTTTGATAATTGTGAATGGACAACTAATGCGGAATGGGGAGAATGTATAACTAAGCATACTGATTTGTGGGAAAAAGAATTGAATAGAATATATCAATCTTTATTAATAAAACTTATTGCACCGCAAAAAACTAAATTAGTCGAAACTCAAATAAATTGGGCAAAACAAATTGATTTAGAAAAAGATTTTTTATATTCATTTGAAGATTTGCAGATAAAAATTGGAAGAGAAGGAATTTTTATAACTGCAATGAACTTTATGAATAAAAGAACGAACATTAGAATTAGAAGAAGTTCTAACTAG